In Bacillota bacterium, a genomic segment contains:
- a CDS encoding patatin-like phospholipase family protein has protein sequence MNRKWGLALGAGGFHGIAHLGVLRALAEAGLKPDLVAGTSAGAIAAGLYAAGAPLDEAANTIASLANPQMLDFAGGLRSMVPGVILTRAGIIQGDLVENALERLTGGRTLAQARPPVAIEAVDIVSGELVIMSSFVPQGLPPLSRTVFLTDVRLSQAIRASISIPGVFVPKQLAGRTLVDGGVRDMVPAAVLKAMGAGVVVGVDILSGQEQRVQVNSFPEVVMRAIGLLEREMVRDRLASLADAVIAPTLPPLTTFDREAIARHIRLGEEATRAQIPRIRRLLQ, from the coding sequence GTGAACCGAAAGTGGGGACTTGCCCTGGGTGCGGGGGGATTCCATGGCATCGCCCACCTGGGCGTACTCCGGGCCCTGGCGGAGGCGGGATTGAAACCCGACCTGGTGGCCGGCACCAGTGCGGGAGCCATAGCCGCCGGGCTGTACGCCGCAGGCGCGCCCCTGGACGAGGCGGCCAACACCATCGCCAGCCTGGCGAATCCCCAGATGCTCGATTTCGCGGGGGGATTGCGCAGCATGGTGCCGGGCGTCATCCTCACCCGCGCCGGCATCATCCAGGGCGATCTGGTCGAAAACGCCCTCGAACGCCTGACGGGTGGGCGCACCCTGGCCCAGGCCCGGCCCCCGGTGGCCATCGAGGCCGTGGACATCGTGAGCGGCGAACTGGTCATCATGTCCTCCTTCGTGCCCCAGGGGCTCCCGCCTCTTTCCCGTACCGTGTTCCTCACCGACGTGCGGCTCTCCCAGGCCATCCGGGCCAGCATCTCCATCCCCGGGGTATTCGTGCCCAAACAGCTGGCCGGCCGCACCCTGGTGGACGGCGGCGTGCGGGACATGGTGCCCGCGGCCGTGCTCAAGGCCATGGGGGCAGGGGTAGTGGTCGGGGTCGATATTCTCTCCGGCCAGGAGCAACGTGTCCAGGTGAACAGCTTCCCGGAGGTGGTCATGCGGGCCATCGGCCTGCTCGAGCGGGAGATGGTGCGCGACCGCCTGGCTTCCCTGGCGGACGCGGTCATCGCTCCCACCCTTCCCCCGCTCACCACCTTCGACCGCGAGGCCATCGCACGCCACATCCGGCTGGGCGAGGAGGCCACCCGCGCGCAGATCCCCCGCATCCGCCGCCTTCTCCAATAA
- the moaD gene encoding molybdopterin converting factor subunit 1, translating into MHIEVKFFALARDLAGGAGTTIDLPEGATVAQAWDEIIRRHPGLARYREEFLVAVNRRFANPDRPLAEGDEVAVIPPVSGGDQYGVSGGGHYEVTPAPLEVDRAVQAVRHPEAGAVVLFIGTVRERTGNTRTLEIDYETYPEMAGDQLEAIGDEVRRRWDVRGIHVTHRQGRLKPGDDSVVIAVSAPHRGDAFAACRYVIDRIKETVPIWKKETTGSGTRWVDRER; encoded by the coding sequence GTGCACATCGAGGTCAAGTTTTTCGCCCTGGCGCGGGACCTGGCCGGCGGGGCCGGAACGACCATAGACCTGCCGGAAGGGGCCACCGTGGCCCAGGCCTGGGACGAGATCATCCGCCGGCACCCGGGTCTGGCCAGATACCGGGAGGAATTCCTGGTGGCCGTGAACCGCCGCTTCGCCAACCCGGACCGCCCCCTGGCAGAGGGCGACGAGGTGGCCGTGATCCCCCCGGTAAGCGGCGGCGACCAGTACGGGGTGAGCGGGGGCGGCCACTACGAGGTGACGCCGGCGCCCCTGGAGGTCGACCGGGCGGTGCAGGCCGTGCGCCATCCCGAAGCAGGGGCCGTGGTCCTCTTTATCGGCACCGTGCGCGAGCGTACGGGTAACACCCGCACCCTGGAGATCGATTACGAGACCTACCCGGAAATGGCCGGCGATCAACTCGAGGCCATCGGCGACGAAGTCCGCCGGCGCTGGGACGTGCGCGGCATCCACGTCACCCACCGCCAGGGCCGGTTGAAGCCCGGGGACGACAGCGTGGTGATAGCGGTGTCCGCACCCCACCGGGGGGACGCTTTTGCCGCCTGCCGGTATGTGATCGATCGAATAAAGGAGACCGTGCCCATCTGGAAGAAGGAAACTACTGGGAGCGGCACCCGCTGGGTCGACCGGGAGCGATAA
- a CDS encoding YdcF family protein: MIKGWPIPRLYEGMTIADITEFLFLEDEPAAAELIFVFGGRNEARALRGAELYRQGFAPRVLIAGGYNRELGQVEAQFLGRLAVEQGVPQEDLILEMRSANTEENVAMGRELLEKLGLLPRDAVLLVSAPFHLRRARLTFERYFPGVRVLCCPDGRPDVRRDNWWQTEEARGLVFRELEKVRTLQQRGEL, encoded by the coding sequence TTGATCAAGGGTTGGCCCATCCCCAGGCTGTACGAGGGGATGACCATCGCGGACATCACTGAGTTTCTGTTCCTGGAAGATGAGCCGGCGGCCGCCGAGCTCATCTTTGTATTCGGGGGCCGCAACGAGGCCCGCGCCCTGCGGGGTGCGGAGCTGTACCGCCAGGGATTTGCCCCCCGCGTGCTCATCGCGGGCGGGTACAACCGGGAGCTGGGGCAGGTGGAGGCCCAGTTCCTGGGCCGCCTGGCTGTGGAGCAGGGGGTTCCGCAGGAGGACCTTATACTGGAAATGCGCTCGGCCAACACCGAGGAGAACGTGGCCATGGGCCGGGAGCTCCTGGAGAAGCTGGGCCTCCTGCCCCGCGACGCGGTCCTGCTGGTGTCGGCGCCGTTCCACTTGCGCCGGGCCCGGCTGACGTTCGAGCGGTATTTCCCGGGCGTAAGGGTCCTCTGCTGCCCGGACGGCCGCCCCGATGTGAGGCGGGACAACTGGTGGCAGACGGAAGAGGCAAGGGGGCTGGTGTTCCGGGAACTGGAGAAGGTGCGCACCCTCCAGCAGCGGGGCGAGTTGTAG
- a CDS encoding prepilin peptidase, whose protein sequence is MAAALAGILGLVVGSFINVLIWRLPRGESVVFPPSHCPSCGHRLGPRDLIPVLSWLLLRGRCRYCRAPITVSYPLVEAVTGATFAALVAVHGVHWRTAGYAVLAVILITAAGTDMRLRLIPNRLTIPAIAFALAWSAAVRVPHLTSSLLGLAIAGGLFLVIALLSRGGMGGGDVKLAAAAGAFLGLQYSLLGLLLAFIFGALVGLVLMALGKKRRKDYIPFAPFIAAGCLAAMLFGDPILQWYLGIPR, encoded by the coding sequence TTGGCAGCGGCACTGGCGGGCATCCTGGGCCTGGTAGTGGGAAGCTTCATCAACGTGCTCATCTGGAGGCTGCCCCGGGGCGAATCGGTGGTGTTCCCCCCGTCCCACTGCCCTTCCTGCGGCCACCGCCTGGGCCCCCGTGACCTGATCCCGGTGCTGAGCTGGCTGCTCTTGCGGGGACGCTGCCGGTACTGCCGCGCTCCCATCACCGTCAGCTACCCCCTCGTGGAGGCGGTGACCGGCGCCACATTTGCCGCCCTGGTGGCGGTGCACGGGGTGCACTGGCGCACGGCGGGATACGCCGTACTGGCCGTGATCCTCATCACCGCCGCCGGTACGGATATGAGGCTGCGCCTCATCCCCAACCGCCTCACCATCCCCGCCATCGCCTTCGCCCTGGCCTGGTCAGCCGCCGTGCGCGTCCCCCACCTCACCAGCAGCCTGCTGGGGCTGGCCATCGCCGGCGGGCTTTTCCTGGTAATCGCCCTGCTCAGCCGCGGCGGCATGGGCGGGGGCGACGTCAAACTGGCCGCCGCCGCGGGCGCTTTCCTGGGCCTGCAGTATTCCCTGCTCGGTCTGCTCCTGGCCTTCATCTTTGGCGCCCTGGTCGGCCTCGTGCTCATGGCCCTGGGCAAGAAGAGAAGGAAGGATTACATCCCCTTTGCCCCCTTCATCGCGGCCGGTTGCCTGGCCGCCATGCTGTTCGGCGATCCCATCCTGCAGTGGTACCTGGGGATTCCCCGCTGA